A genome region from Triticum aestivum cultivar Chinese Spring chromosome 2B, IWGSC CS RefSeq v2.1, whole genome shotgun sequence includes the following:
- the LOC123045505 gene encoding ultraviolet-B receptor UVR8 → MDAAISAAHEAPPAVVLVSAGASHSVALLAGNVLCTWGRGEDGQLGHGDAEDRLVPTVISGFDAPGITSVICGADHTTAYSEDEHQVYSWGWGDFGRLGHGNSTDVFTPQPVKALQGIKIKQLACGDSHCLAVTMAGEVLSWGRNQNGQLGLGTTEDSLLPQTIQAFVGISVKMIAAGAEHTAAVTEDGEIYGWGWGRYGNLGLGDRNDRFVPEKVSSVEGEKMVLVACGWRHTITVSSSGSLYTYGWSKYGQLGHGDFEDHLVPHKVEALKDSSTSQISGGWRHTMALTSDGKLYGWGWNKFGQVGAGDNADHCSPAQVNFPEEQKVAQVACGWRHTLAFTEKKNVFAWGRGTSGQLGHGEIVDRNTPVMIDALSPDGPGCKKLESSAAIPFAAKIWVSPSERYALVPDEKVAKPGDVSARGNGADASVPENDVKRMRVSS, encoded by the exons ATGGACGCGGCCATATCCGCCGCCCACGAAGCGCCGCCCGctgtcgtcctcgtctccgccggcGCCAGCCACTCCGTCGCCCTCCTCG CGGGCAATGTGCTGTGCACGTGGGGCAGGGGAGAGGACGGGCAGCTCGGCCACGGGGACGCCGAGGACCGGCTCGTGCCGACGGtgatcagcggcttcgacgcgccGGGGATCACGTCCGTCATCTGCGGGGCGGACCACACCACCGCCTACTCCGAGGACGAGCACCAGGTCTACAGCTGGGGGTGGGGGGATTTCGGGAGGCTGGGGCATGGCAACTCCACCGACGTGTTCACGCCCCAGCCGGTCAAGGCGCTGCAGGGGATAAAGATCAAGCAGCTAGCCTGTGGGGATAGCCACTGTCTGGCCGTCACCATGGCCGGCGAAGTGCTCAG CTGGGGGCGTAACCAAAATGGCCAGCTTGGTCTTGGAACTACTGAAGATTCGCTGCTCCCACAAACGAttcaagcttttgtg GGTATTTCTGTGAAGATGATTGCTGCTGGTGCTGAACATACTGCTGCAGTAACTGAAGATGGCGAAATCTACGGATGGGGCTGGGGTCGATACGGAAACTTGGGTCTTGGTGATCGGAATGACCGATTTGTTCCTGAAAAAGTATCTTCAGTGGAG GGAGAGAAGATGGTGCTTGTTGCATGCGGATGGCGCCATACCATTACTGTTTCCTCCTCTGGTAGTTTGTACACTTACGGTTGGAGCAAATATGGTCAGCTTGGGCATGGCGATTTTGAAGATCATCTAGTTCCACATAAAGTGGAAGCCTTGAAGGATAGCTCTACATCCCAG ATTTCAGGTGGATGGAGGCATACAATGGCACTTACATCAGATGGAAAGCTTTATGGATGGGGATGGAACAAG TTTGGGCAAGTTGGAGCTGGCGATAATGCCGATCACTGTTCCCCCGCACAGGTTAATTTTCCCGAGGAACAG AAAGTTGCCCAAGTTGCTTGTGGATGGAGGCACACTCTTGCTTTCACAGAAAAGAAAAATGTGTTTGCATGGGGAAGGGGTACTAGTGGACAACTCGGTCATGGGGAAATAGTTGACAG GAACACGCCTGTGATGATTGATGCCCTAAGCCCGGACGGTCCTGGCTGCAAGAAGTTGGAGTCTTCAGCAGCTATTCCCTTTGCAG CTAAAATTTGGGTGTCACCCTCTGAAAGATATGCTCTTGTTCCTGATGAGAAG GTTGCCAAACCAGGCGATGTCAGCGCACGTGGCAATGGTGCGGATGCGAGTGTGCCCGAGAACGATGTAAAGAGGATGCGCGTGTCATCCTAG